One region of Primulina tabacum isolate GXHZ01 chromosome 1, ASM2559414v2, whole genome shotgun sequence genomic DNA includes:
- the LOC142544951 gene encoding protein LIGHT-DEPENDENT SHORT HYPOCOTYLS 3-like → MDSSSLQEMENSNSENSMNTCNNTSSSAGASSSGSTVSRYENQKRRDWNTFGQYLRNHRPPLSLSRCSGAHVLEFLRYLDQFGKTKVHNQVCPFYGHPHPPAPCPCPLRQAWGSLDALIGRLRAAYEENGGKTETNPFGSRSVRLYLREVRDLQSKARGVSYEKKKRKRPPQQLTTPPPAQPQAPDEGS, encoded by the coding sequence ATGGATTCATCGTCGTTACAAGAAATGGAAAACTCCAACTCCGAGAACAGCATGAACACCTGCAACAACACTTCCTCCTCAGCCGGAGCTTCGTCTTCCGGCTCCACAGTCAGCCGCTACGAGAACCAGAAACGCCGAGACTGGAACACATTCGGCCAGTATTTGCGCAACCACCGCCCGCCACTCTCCCTCAGCCGCTGCAGCGGCGCGCACGTGCTGGAGTTCCTCCGATACCTCGACCAGTTCGGCAAAACCAAAGTCCACAACCAAGTCTGCCCGTTCTACGGCCATCCCCACCCGCCTGCCCCCTGCCCCTGCCCGCTCCGCCAGGCCTGGGGCAGCCTCGACGCACTCATCGGCCGTCTCCGTGCCGCTTACGAGGAAAATGGAGGCAAGACGGAGACAAACCCTTTCGGAAGTCGATCTGTACGTCTTTACCTCCGAGAGGTGCGTGATCTACAATCAAAAGCCAGAGGGGTTAGTTATGAAAAGAAAAAGCGGAAGCGACCGCCACAACAGCTGACCACGCCGCCACCAGCCCAGCCGCAAGCACCAGATGAAGGCTCATAA
- the LOC142510485 gene encoding uncharacterized protein LOC142510485 yields MATETDVLKETGYVVPHATVTPQFAPRAAAVAVPATHGEKPEKFTGVDFKDAQKLKEGEGDVEYVSAVEAWNHSDFLCRNYVLNGLADSLYNVFCEKKTAKELWESLDRKQQEFRKTIISPVAAKINVVEHDQSSKKITFSTSNKKLNLRPKGGISKKRLSGKCYNYDDMGHKASEFNLVGSNSREWWIDTGATRHVCSNNEMFATLEESENGEKLFMGNSATSEIKGQGKVVLKMTSGKELTLTM; encoded by the exons ATGGCTACTGAAACAGACGTGTTGAAGGAAACTGGTTATGTTGTCCCTCATGCCACTGTGACGCCTCAATTTGCCCCACgtgctgctgctgttgctgtGCCGGCTACTCACGGCGAAAAACCTGAGAAGTTCACTGGTGTGGACTTCAAAG ATGCTCAAAAACTCAAAGAGGGTGAGGGAGATGTTGAATATGTTAGTGCGGTAGAGGCATGGAATCATTCTGATTTCTTATGCCGAAACTATGTGCTAAACGGATTAGCCGATTCGCTCTACAACGTGTTTTGCGAAAAGAAAACGGCTAAAGAGCTATGGGAATCCCTTGACAGAAA ACAACAAGAGTTCAGAAAGACGATTATTTCTCCTGTTGCTGCTAAGATAAATGTTGTTGAGCATGATCAAAGCTCGAAAAAGATAACATTTTCCACCTCCAACAAAAAGTTGAACCTGAGACCCAAGGGAGGAATTTCGAAGAAAAGGTTATCTGGAAAATGTTACAACTATGATGATATGGGTCACAAGGCCTCTGAAT TTAATCTGGTGGGTTCGAACTCAAGGGAGTGGTGGATCGACACTGGTGCCACTCGCCATGTTTGCTCGAACAATGAGATGTTTGCTACTCTTGAGGAATCAGAGAATGGGGAAAAGCTTTTCATGGGAAATTCCGCTACTTCTGAAATTAAGGGTCAAGGAAAAGTTGTTCTAAAGATGACATCTGGAAAAGAACTGACTCTAACAATGTGA